One segment of Solanum stenotomum isolate F172 chromosome 1, ASM1918654v1, whole genome shotgun sequence DNA contains the following:
- the LOC125864691 gene encoding alanine--tRNA ligase, chloroplastic/mitochondrial isoform X3, translating to MMIPCIAGNYCGSIFSAYMDPFSRMRRLECHKLQTDTSKSLLYDGFSHKISVCRYGLPADRLWISVYEDDDETFALWHDELGIPKERIKRLGEDDNFWTSGVTGPCGPCSELYYDFHPERGTSDVDLGDDTRFIEFYNLVFMQYNKKDDGSLEPLKQKNIDTGLGLERMARILQKVPNNYETDLIFPILEKAAELANVSYALADDSTKTKLKIIGDHMRAVVYLISDGVNPSNIGRGYVVRRLIRRVVRTGRLLGVKGDGMGDLQEAFLPILAKKVIELSTNIDADVKTRSSRILEELRREELRFVLTLERGEKLLEQMLADALLNTQGTETAPCLSGKDAFILYDTYGFPVEITKEVAEERGISIDMNSFDIEMEKQRQLSQAAHDTVKLAVENGANLAEDIPDTEFLGYNTLHSKAVVEGLLVNGSPVAQVSKGSEVEILLNRTPFYAESGGQIGDNGFLYMTEAENEQKAIVEIKDVQKSMGNIFVHKGTITEGTIEVGREVEAAVDANLRQRAKVHHTATHLLHSALKRVIGQETSQAGSMVAFDRLRFDFNFHRSLQDKELEEIEGLINQWIGDGTILETKVMSLTDAKGAGAVAMFGEKYGEQVRVVEVPGVSMELCGGTHVSNTAEIRGFKIISEQGIASGIRRIEAVAGDSFIEYVLTRDNYMKQLCSTLKVKAEEVTGRVDALLEELRLTRNEVSAARAKAAIYKASTLASRVSTIGTSKSIRLLVESMDDIDADSLKSAAEYLVDSLKDPAAVVLGSCPGEGKVSLVVALTPGVVNLGIKAGEVIKPLAKSCGGGGGGRPNFAQAGGRKPENLLGALEEAREQLKNLLEK from the exons ATGATGATACCATGTATAGCAGGGAATTACTGTGGCAGCATATTTTCTGCTTATATGGACCCCTTCTCAAGAATGAGAAGATTAGAATGCCATAAATTGCAAACAGATACATCTAAATCATTGTTATATGATGGTTTCAGTCATAAAA TCTCTGTCTGCAGATATGGACTCCCAGCTGATAGATTATGGATTAGTGTTTACgaagatgatgatgaaactTTTGCACTATGGCATGATGAG CTAGGTATTCCTAAAGAGCGGATAAAAAGACTTGGAGAAGATGATAACTTCTGGACAAGTGGAGTTACTGGTCCCTGCGGTCCATGCTCTGAACTTTATTACGATTTCCATCCCGAGAGGGGCACTTCTGATGTT GATCTTGGAGATGATACAAGATTTATAGAGTTCTACAACCTTGTTTTTATGCAATACAATAAGAAGGATGATGGTTCCCTTGAGCCTTTAAAGCAAAAGAATATAGATACTGGACTTGGTTTAGAGCGTATGGCCAGGATTCTGCAGAAG GTCCCCAACAATTATGAAACAGACTTAATATTTCCCATCCTAGAGAAGGCTGCAGAATTGGCCAATGTCTCATATGCTCTTGCAGATGATTCTACAAAAACAAAGCTTAAA ATAATTGGAGATCATATGCGTGCAGTTGTTTATCTGATATCTGATGGTGTCAACCCATCAAATATTGGTAGAGGGTATGTGGTACGTCGCCTCATTAGAAGGGTTGTTCGAACAGGCAGGTTACTTGGTGTAAAGGGAGATGGGATGGGTGATCTTCAAGAAGCATTTTTGCCAATACTTGCCAAAAAGGTGATTGAACTAAGCACCAATATTGATGCTGATGTGAAGACAAGATCATCCCGCATACTTGAGGAATTGAGAAGGGAGGAGCTTCGTTTTGTCTTGACTCTAGAAAGGGGAGAAAAACTTCTTGAACAGATGCTGGCAGATGCATTGTTAAATACTCAGGGAACTGAGACTGCACCCTGTCTGTCGGGCAAGGATGCATTCATATTGTATGACACCTATGGATTTCCAGTGGAGATAACAAAGGAAGTTGCTGAAGAACGTGGAATCAGTATAGATATGAATAGCTTTGACATAGAAATGGAGAAGCAAAGACAGCTATCTCAGGCTGCACATGATACAGTTAAACTAGCAGTTGAAAATGGTGCAAACCTTGCTGAAGATATCCCTGATACTGAGTTTCTTGGCTACAATACTCTCCATTCCAAGGCAGTGGTTGAGGGTTTGTTGGTAAATGGTAGTCCTGTAGCACAAGTCTCCAAAGGAAGTGAAGTGGAAATTTTGCTGAACAGGACTCCATTTTATGCTGAGTCGGGAGGCCAAATTGGGGATAACGGTTTTCTATACATGACGGAGGCTGAAAATGAACAGAAAGCTATTGTAGAAATAAAAGATGTCCAAAAATCTATGGGTAATATATTTGTCCATAAAGGGACAATCACAGAAGGTACTATAGAGGTTGGCCGAGAAGTAGAAGCTGCTGTTGATGCAAACTTGAGACAACGGGCTAAG GTTCACCATACAGCTACTCATTTACTTCACTCAGCACTCAAAAGAGTAATTGGTCAGGAAACATCTCAAGCAGGATCAATGGTTGCTTTTGATCGTCTTAGATTTGACTTCAACTTCCATCGATCTCTTCAAGACAAGGAACTCGAAGAAATCGAAGGTTTGATCAACCAATGGATTGGCGATGGCACAATTCTGGAAACAAAAGTCATGTCTTTGACTGACGCAAAAGGAGCTGGGGCCGTTGCTATGTTTGGAGAAAAATATGGAGAACAG GTACGCGTAGTTGAAGTTCCTGGCGTGTCAATGGAATTATGTGGTGGCACCCATGTCAGCAATACTGCTGAGATACGTGGCTTCAAAATCATATCAGAGCAGGGCATTGCATCAGGAATAAGGCGAATTGAAGCTGTAGCCGGAGATTCTTTCATTGAGTATGTCCTTACAAGAGATAACTACATGAAGCAGTTATGCTCCACTCTCAAA GTAAAAGCAGAAGAAGTAACTGGCAGGGTAGACGCACTTTTGGAAGAATTACGATTGACAAGAAATGAAGTTTCAGCTGCTCGGGCAAAAGCAGCAATCTATAAGGCATCAACACTTGCTAGCAGAGTATCTACTATTGGAACTTCAAAAAGTATTAG GCTCCTAGTTGAGTCCATGGATGATATTGATGCCGATTCACTCAAGAGTGCTGCAGAATATCTGGTGGATTCTTTGAAGGATCCAGCAGCTGTGGTTCTAGGATCATGCCCGGGAGAAGGAAAAGTTAGCCTTGTTGTTGCTCTAACACCAGGAGTTGTTAATCTTGGAATTAAAGCTGGTGAAGTTATAAAGCCTCTAGCTAAATCATGTGGTGGAGGAGGGGGTGGTCGGCCTAACTTTGCTCAGGCAGGTGGGAGGAAACCAGAGAACTTGCTAGGCGCTCTTGAAGAAGCTCGTGAACAGCTTAAAAATCTGCTTGAAAAATGA
- the LOC125864691 gene encoding alanine--tRNA ligase, chloroplastic/mitochondrial isoform X1, with protein sequence MTSLNFPKTGHGRDSILLFPTSCFQSKPFLPSSKGYRYSSGLIIRTQTLIYASSLSNGRTNIKGPREIQFVAKAQPVAVELVEDKLRDPQTSGDAIRQRFLDFYAARGHKVLPSASLVPDDPTVLLTIAGMLQFKPIFLGKVPREVPSAATSQKCIRTNDIENVGRTSRHQTFFEMLGNFSFGDYFKKEAIKWAWELSTSEYGLPADRLWISVYEDDDETFALWHDELGIPKERIKRLGEDDNFWTSGVTGPCGPCSELYYDFHPERGTSDVDLGDDTRFIEFYNLVFMQYNKKDDGSLEPLKQKNIDTGLGLERMARILQKVPNNYETDLIFPILEKAAELANVSYALADDSTKTKLKIIGDHMRAVVYLISDGVNPSNIGRGYVVRRLIRRVVRTGRLLGVKGDGMGDLQEAFLPILAKKVIELSTNIDADVKTRSSRILEELRREELRFVLTLERGEKLLEQMLADALLNTQGTETAPCLSGKDAFILYDTYGFPVEITKEVAEERGISIDMNSFDIEMEKQRQLSQAAHDTVKLAVENGANLAEDIPDTEFLGYNTLHSKAVVEGLLVNGSPVAQVSKGSEVEILLNRTPFYAESGGQIGDNGFLYMTEAENEQKAIVEIKDVQKSMGNIFVHKGTITEGTIEVGREVEAAVDANLRQRAKVHHTATHLLHSALKRVIGQETSQAGSMVAFDRLRFDFNFHRSLQDKELEEIEGLINQWIGDGTILETKVMSLTDAKGAGAVAMFGEKYGEQVRVVEVPGVSMELCGGTHVSNTAEIRGFKIISEQGIASGIRRIEAVAGDSFIEYVLTRDNYMKQLCSTLKVKAEEVTGRVDALLEELRLTRNEVSAARAKAAIYKASTLASRVSTIGTSKSIRLLVESMDDIDADSLKSAAEYLVDSLKDPAAVVLGSCPGEGKVSLVVALTPGVVNLGIKAGEVIKPLAKSCGGGGGGRPNFAQAGGRKPENLLGALEEAREQLKNLLEK encoded by the exons ATGACAAGCCTCAACTTTCCTAAGACTGGCCATGGCAGGGACTCTATACTCCTCTTTCCCACTTCATGCTTCCAGTCAAAACCTTTTCTTCCTTCATCCAAAG GTTATAGGTATTCTTCAGGTTTGATTATAAGGACCCAGACCTTAATTTATGCAAGTAGTTTATCCAATGGACGCACTAATATAAAGGGACCAAGAGAAATACAGTTTGTCGCAAAAG CACAACCTGTGGCTGTGGAACTTGTAGAGGATAAGTTAAGGGATCCCCAGACAAGTGGTGACGCTATACGTCAGCGCTTCCTTGACTTTTATGCTGCAAGAGGTCACAAGGTTCTTCCAAGTGCTTCTCTTGTCCCAGATGATCCAACAGTTCTATTGACAATTGCCGGAATGCTTCAGTTTAAGCCTATATTCCTTGGAAAG GTTCCCAGGGAAGTACCTAGTGCAGCTACTTCTCAGAAATGCATCCGAACAAATGATATTGAGAATGTGGGTCGAACATCCCGACATCAAACATTCTTTGAGATGCTTGGAAATTTTAGTTTTGGAGATTATTTTAAGAAGGAAGCTATTAAGTGGGCATGGGAGCTCTCCACCTCTGA ATATGGACTCCCAGCTGATAGATTATGGATTAGTGTTTACgaagatgatgatgaaactTTTGCACTATGGCATGATGAG CTAGGTATTCCTAAAGAGCGGATAAAAAGACTTGGAGAAGATGATAACTTCTGGACAAGTGGAGTTACTGGTCCCTGCGGTCCATGCTCTGAACTTTATTACGATTTCCATCCCGAGAGGGGCACTTCTGATGTT GATCTTGGAGATGATACAAGATTTATAGAGTTCTACAACCTTGTTTTTATGCAATACAATAAGAAGGATGATGGTTCCCTTGAGCCTTTAAAGCAAAAGAATATAGATACTGGACTTGGTTTAGAGCGTATGGCCAGGATTCTGCAGAAG GTCCCCAACAATTATGAAACAGACTTAATATTTCCCATCCTAGAGAAGGCTGCAGAATTGGCCAATGTCTCATATGCTCTTGCAGATGATTCTACAAAAACAAAGCTTAAA ATAATTGGAGATCATATGCGTGCAGTTGTTTATCTGATATCTGATGGTGTCAACCCATCAAATATTGGTAGAGGGTATGTGGTACGTCGCCTCATTAGAAGGGTTGTTCGAACAGGCAGGTTACTTGGTGTAAAGGGAGATGGGATGGGTGATCTTCAAGAAGCATTTTTGCCAATACTTGCCAAAAAGGTGATTGAACTAAGCACCAATATTGATGCTGATGTGAAGACAAGATCATCCCGCATACTTGAGGAATTGAGAAGGGAGGAGCTTCGTTTTGTCTTGACTCTAGAAAGGGGAGAAAAACTTCTTGAACAGATGCTGGCAGATGCATTGTTAAATACTCAGGGAACTGAGACTGCACCCTGTCTGTCGGGCAAGGATGCATTCATATTGTATGACACCTATGGATTTCCAGTGGAGATAACAAAGGAAGTTGCTGAAGAACGTGGAATCAGTATAGATATGAATAGCTTTGACATAGAAATGGAGAAGCAAAGACAGCTATCTCAGGCTGCACATGATACAGTTAAACTAGCAGTTGAAAATGGTGCAAACCTTGCTGAAGATATCCCTGATACTGAGTTTCTTGGCTACAATACTCTCCATTCCAAGGCAGTGGTTGAGGGTTTGTTGGTAAATGGTAGTCCTGTAGCACAAGTCTCCAAAGGAAGTGAAGTGGAAATTTTGCTGAACAGGACTCCATTTTATGCTGAGTCGGGAGGCCAAATTGGGGATAACGGTTTTCTATACATGACGGAGGCTGAAAATGAACAGAAAGCTATTGTAGAAATAAAAGATGTCCAAAAATCTATGGGTAATATATTTGTCCATAAAGGGACAATCACAGAAGGTACTATAGAGGTTGGCCGAGAAGTAGAAGCTGCTGTTGATGCAAACTTGAGACAACGGGCTAAG GTTCACCATACAGCTACTCATTTACTTCACTCAGCACTCAAAAGAGTAATTGGTCAGGAAACATCTCAAGCAGGATCAATGGTTGCTTTTGATCGTCTTAGATTTGACTTCAACTTCCATCGATCTCTTCAAGACAAGGAACTCGAAGAAATCGAAGGTTTGATCAACCAATGGATTGGCGATGGCACAATTCTGGAAACAAAAGTCATGTCTTTGACTGACGCAAAAGGAGCTGGGGCCGTTGCTATGTTTGGAGAAAAATATGGAGAACAG GTACGCGTAGTTGAAGTTCCTGGCGTGTCAATGGAATTATGTGGTGGCACCCATGTCAGCAATACTGCTGAGATACGTGGCTTCAAAATCATATCAGAGCAGGGCATTGCATCAGGAATAAGGCGAATTGAAGCTGTAGCCGGAGATTCTTTCATTGAGTATGTCCTTACAAGAGATAACTACATGAAGCAGTTATGCTCCACTCTCAAA GTAAAAGCAGAAGAAGTAACTGGCAGGGTAGACGCACTTTTGGAAGAATTACGATTGACAAGAAATGAAGTTTCAGCTGCTCGGGCAAAAGCAGCAATCTATAAGGCATCAACACTTGCTAGCAGAGTATCTACTATTGGAACTTCAAAAAGTATTAG GCTCCTAGTTGAGTCCATGGATGATATTGATGCCGATTCACTCAAGAGTGCTGCAGAATATCTGGTGGATTCTTTGAAGGATCCAGCAGCTGTGGTTCTAGGATCATGCCCGGGAGAAGGAAAAGTTAGCCTTGTTGTTGCTCTAACACCAGGAGTTGTTAATCTTGGAATTAAAGCTGGTGAAGTTATAAAGCCTCTAGCTAAATCATGTGGTGGAGGAGGGGGTGGTCGGCCTAACTTTGCTCAGGCAGGTGGGAGGAAACCAGAGAACTTGCTAGGCGCTCTTGAAGAAGCTCGTGAACAGCTTAAAAATCTGCTTGAAAAATGA
- the LOC125864691 gene encoding alanine--tRNA ligase, chloroplastic/mitochondrial isoform X2, with product MLQFKPIFLGKVPREVPSAATSQKCIRTNDIENVGRTSRHQTFFEMLGNFSFGDYFKKEAIKWAWELSTSEYGLPADRLWISVYEDDDETFALWHDELGIPKERIKRLGEDDNFWTSGVTGPCGPCSELYYDFHPERGTSDVDLGDDTRFIEFYNLVFMQYNKKDDGSLEPLKQKNIDTGLGLERMARILQKVPNNYETDLIFPILEKAAELANVSYALADDSTKTKLKIIGDHMRAVVYLISDGVNPSNIGRGYVVRRLIRRVVRTGRLLGVKGDGMGDLQEAFLPILAKKVIELSTNIDADVKTRSSRILEELRREELRFVLTLERGEKLLEQMLADALLNTQGTETAPCLSGKDAFILYDTYGFPVEITKEVAEERGISIDMNSFDIEMEKQRQLSQAAHDTVKLAVENGANLAEDIPDTEFLGYNTLHSKAVVEGLLVNGSPVAQVSKGSEVEILLNRTPFYAESGGQIGDNGFLYMTEAENEQKAIVEIKDVQKSMGNIFVHKGTITEGTIEVGREVEAAVDANLRQRAKVHHTATHLLHSALKRVIGQETSQAGSMVAFDRLRFDFNFHRSLQDKELEEIEGLINQWIGDGTILETKVMSLTDAKGAGAVAMFGEKYGEQVRVVEVPGVSMELCGGTHVSNTAEIRGFKIISEQGIASGIRRIEAVAGDSFIEYVLTRDNYMKQLCSTLKVKAEEVTGRVDALLEELRLTRNEVSAARAKAAIYKASTLASRVSTIGTSKSIRLLVESMDDIDADSLKSAAEYLVDSLKDPAAVVLGSCPGEGKVSLVVALTPGVVNLGIKAGEVIKPLAKSCGGGGGGRPNFAQAGGRKPENLLGALEEAREQLKNLLEK from the exons ATGCTTCAGTTTAAGCCTATATTCCTTGGAAAG GTTCCCAGGGAAGTACCTAGTGCAGCTACTTCTCAGAAATGCATCCGAACAAATGATATTGAGAATGTGGGTCGAACATCCCGACATCAAACATTCTTTGAGATGCTTGGAAATTTTAGTTTTGGAGATTATTTTAAGAAGGAAGCTATTAAGTGGGCATGGGAGCTCTCCACCTCTGA ATATGGACTCCCAGCTGATAGATTATGGATTAGTGTTTACgaagatgatgatgaaactTTTGCACTATGGCATGATGAG CTAGGTATTCCTAAAGAGCGGATAAAAAGACTTGGAGAAGATGATAACTTCTGGACAAGTGGAGTTACTGGTCCCTGCGGTCCATGCTCTGAACTTTATTACGATTTCCATCCCGAGAGGGGCACTTCTGATGTT GATCTTGGAGATGATACAAGATTTATAGAGTTCTACAACCTTGTTTTTATGCAATACAATAAGAAGGATGATGGTTCCCTTGAGCCTTTAAAGCAAAAGAATATAGATACTGGACTTGGTTTAGAGCGTATGGCCAGGATTCTGCAGAAG GTCCCCAACAATTATGAAACAGACTTAATATTTCCCATCCTAGAGAAGGCTGCAGAATTGGCCAATGTCTCATATGCTCTTGCAGATGATTCTACAAAAACAAAGCTTAAA ATAATTGGAGATCATATGCGTGCAGTTGTTTATCTGATATCTGATGGTGTCAACCCATCAAATATTGGTAGAGGGTATGTGGTACGTCGCCTCATTAGAAGGGTTGTTCGAACAGGCAGGTTACTTGGTGTAAAGGGAGATGGGATGGGTGATCTTCAAGAAGCATTTTTGCCAATACTTGCCAAAAAGGTGATTGAACTAAGCACCAATATTGATGCTGATGTGAAGACAAGATCATCCCGCATACTTGAGGAATTGAGAAGGGAGGAGCTTCGTTTTGTCTTGACTCTAGAAAGGGGAGAAAAACTTCTTGAACAGATGCTGGCAGATGCATTGTTAAATACTCAGGGAACTGAGACTGCACCCTGTCTGTCGGGCAAGGATGCATTCATATTGTATGACACCTATGGATTTCCAGTGGAGATAACAAAGGAAGTTGCTGAAGAACGTGGAATCAGTATAGATATGAATAGCTTTGACATAGAAATGGAGAAGCAAAGACAGCTATCTCAGGCTGCACATGATACAGTTAAACTAGCAGTTGAAAATGGTGCAAACCTTGCTGAAGATATCCCTGATACTGAGTTTCTTGGCTACAATACTCTCCATTCCAAGGCAGTGGTTGAGGGTTTGTTGGTAAATGGTAGTCCTGTAGCACAAGTCTCCAAAGGAAGTGAAGTGGAAATTTTGCTGAACAGGACTCCATTTTATGCTGAGTCGGGAGGCCAAATTGGGGATAACGGTTTTCTATACATGACGGAGGCTGAAAATGAACAGAAAGCTATTGTAGAAATAAAAGATGTCCAAAAATCTATGGGTAATATATTTGTCCATAAAGGGACAATCACAGAAGGTACTATAGAGGTTGGCCGAGAAGTAGAAGCTGCTGTTGATGCAAACTTGAGACAACGGGCTAAG GTTCACCATACAGCTACTCATTTACTTCACTCAGCACTCAAAAGAGTAATTGGTCAGGAAACATCTCAAGCAGGATCAATGGTTGCTTTTGATCGTCTTAGATTTGACTTCAACTTCCATCGATCTCTTCAAGACAAGGAACTCGAAGAAATCGAAGGTTTGATCAACCAATGGATTGGCGATGGCACAATTCTGGAAACAAAAGTCATGTCTTTGACTGACGCAAAAGGAGCTGGGGCCGTTGCTATGTTTGGAGAAAAATATGGAGAACAG GTACGCGTAGTTGAAGTTCCTGGCGTGTCAATGGAATTATGTGGTGGCACCCATGTCAGCAATACTGCTGAGATACGTGGCTTCAAAATCATATCAGAGCAGGGCATTGCATCAGGAATAAGGCGAATTGAAGCTGTAGCCGGAGATTCTTTCATTGAGTATGTCCTTACAAGAGATAACTACATGAAGCAGTTATGCTCCACTCTCAAA GTAAAAGCAGAAGAAGTAACTGGCAGGGTAGACGCACTTTTGGAAGAATTACGATTGACAAGAAATGAAGTTTCAGCTGCTCGGGCAAAAGCAGCAATCTATAAGGCATCAACACTTGCTAGCAGAGTATCTACTATTGGAACTTCAAAAAGTATTAG GCTCCTAGTTGAGTCCATGGATGATATTGATGCCGATTCACTCAAGAGTGCTGCAGAATATCTGGTGGATTCTTTGAAGGATCCAGCAGCTGTGGTTCTAGGATCATGCCCGGGAGAAGGAAAAGTTAGCCTTGTTGTTGCTCTAACACCAGGAGTTGTTAATCTTGGAATTAAAGCTGGTGAAGTTATAAAGCCTCTAGCTAAATCATGTGGTGGAGGAGGGGGTGGTCGGCCTAACTTTGCTCAGGCAGGTGGGAGGAAACCAGAGAACTTGCTAGGCGCTCTTGAAGAAGCTCGTGAACAGCTTAAAAATCTGCTTGAAAAATGA
- the LOC125864691 gene encoding alanine--tRNA ligase, chloroplastic/mitochondrial isoform X4 produces MILRMWVEHPDIKHSLRCLEILVLEIILRRKLLSGHGSSPPLISVCRYGLPADRLWISVYEDDDETFALWHDELGIPKERIKRLGEDDNFWTSGVTGPCGPCSELYYDFHPERGTSDVDLGDDTRFIEFYNLVFMQYNKKDDGSLEPLKQKNIDTGLGLERMARILQKVPNNYETDLIFPILEKAAELANVSYALADDSTKTKLKIIGDHMRAVVYLISDGVNPSNIGRGYVVRRLIRRVVRTGRLLGVKGDGMGDLQEAFLPILAKKVIELSTNIDADVKTRSSRILEELRREELRFVLTLERGEKLLEQMLADALLNTQGTETAPCLSGKDAFILYDTYGFPVEITKEVAEERGISIDMNSFDIEMEKQRQLSQAAHDTVKLAVENGANLAEDIPDTEFLGYNTLHSKAVVEGLLVNGSPVAQVSKGSEVEILLNRTPFYAESGGQIGDNGFLYMTEAENEQKAIVEIKDVQKSMGNIFVHKGTITEGTIEVGREVEAAVDANLRQRAKVHHTATHLLHSALKRVIGQETSQAGSMVAFDRLRFDFNFHRSLQDKELEEIEGLINQWIGDGTILETKVMSLTDAKGAGAVAMFGEKYGEQVRVVEVPGVSMELCGGTHVSNTAEIRGFKIISEQGIASGIRRIEAVAGDSFIEYVLTRDNYMKQLCSTLKVKAEEVTGRVDALLEELRLTRNEVSAARAKAAIYKASTLASRVSTIGTSKSIRLLVESMDDIDADSLKSAAEYLVDSLKDPAAVVLGSCPGEGKVSLVVALTPGVVNLGIKAGEVIKPLAKSCGGGGGGRPNFAQAGGRKPENLLGALEEAREQLKNLLEK; encoded by the exons ATGATATTGAGAATGTGGGTCGAACATCCCGACATCAAACATTCTTTGAGATGCTTGGAAATTTTAGTTTTGGAGATTATTTTAAGAAGGAAGCTATTAAGTGGGCATGGGAGCTCTCCACCTCTGA TCTCTGTCTGCAGATATGGACTCCCAGCTGATAGATTATGGATTAGTGTTTACgaagatgatgatgaaactTTTGCACTATGGCATGATGAG CTAGGTATTCCTAAAGAGCGGATAAAAAGACTTGGAGAAGATGATAACTTCTGGACAAGTGGAGTTACTGGTCCCTGCGGTCCATGCTCTGAACTTTATTACGATTTCCATCCCGAGAGGGGCACTTCTGATGTT GATCTTGGAGATGATACAAGATTTATAGAGTTCTACAACCTTGTTTTTATGCAATACAATAAGAAGGATGATGGTTCCCTTGAGCCTTTAAAGCAAAAGAATATAGATACTGGACTTGGTTTAGAGCGTATGGCCAGGATTCTGCAGAAG GTCCCCAACAATTATGAAACAGACTTAATATTTCCCATCCTAGAGAAGGCTGCAGAATTGGCCAATGTCTCATATGCTCTTGCAGATGATTCTACAAAAACAAAGCTTAAA ATAATTGGAGATCATATGCGTGCAGTTGTTTATCTGATATCTGATGGTGTCAACCCATCAAATATTGGTAGAGGGTATGTGGTACGTCGCCTCATTAGAAGGGTTGTTCGAACAGGCAGGTTACTTGGTGTAAAGGGAGATGGGATGGGTGATCTTCAAGAAGCATTTTTGCCAATACTTGCCAAAAAGGTGATTGAACTAAGCACCAATATTGATGCTGATGTGAAGACAAGATCATCCCGCATACTTGAGGAATTGAGAAGGGAGGAGCTTCGTTTTGTCTTGACTCTAGAAAGGGGAGAAAAACTTCTTGAACAGATGCTGGCAGATGCATTGTTAAATACTCAGGGAACTGAGACTGCACCCTGTCTGTCGGGCAAGGATGCATTCATATTGTATGACACCTATGGATTTCCAGTGGAGATAACAAAGGAAGTTGCTGAAGAACGTGGAATCAGTATAGATATGAATAGCTTTGACATAGAAATGGAGAAGCAAAGACAGCTATCTCAGGCTGCACATGATACAGTTAAACTAGCAGTTGAAAATGGTGCAAACCTTGCTGAAGATATCCCTGATACTGAGTTTCTTGGCTACAATACTCTCCATTCCAAGGCAGTGGTTGAGGGTTTGTTGGTAAATGGTAGTCCTGTAGCACAAGTCTCCAAAGGAAGTGAAGTGGAAATTTTGCTGAACAGGACTCCATTTTATGCTGAGTCGGGAGGCCAAATTGGGGATAACGGTTTTCTATACATGACGGAGGCTGAAAATGAACAGAAAGCTATTGTAGAAATAAAAGATGTCCAAAAATCTATGGGTAATATATTTGTCCATAAAGGGACAATCACAGAAGGTACTATAGAGGTTGGCCGAGAAGTAGAAGCTGCTGTTGATGCAAACTTGAGACAACGGGCTAAG GTTCACCATACAGCTACTCATTTACTTCACTCAGCACTCAAAAGAGTAATTGGTCAGGAAACATCTCAAGCAGGATCAATGGTTGCTTTTGATCGTCTTAGATTTGACTTCAACTTCCATCGATCTCTTCAAGACAAGGAACTCGAAGAAATCGAAGGTTTGATCAACCAATGGATTGGCGATGGCACAATTCTGGAAACAAAAGTCATGTCTTTGACTGACGCAAAAGGAGCTGGGGCCGTTGCTATGTTTGGAGAAAAATATGGAGAACAG GTACGCGTAGTTGAAGTTCCTGGCGTGTCAATGGAATTATGTGGTGGCACCCATGTCAGCAATACTGCTGAGATACGTGGCTTCAAAATCATATCAGAGCAGGGCATTGCATCAGGAATAAGGCGAATTGAAGCTGTAGCCGGAGATTCTTTCATTGAGTATGTCCTTACAAGAGATAACTACATGAAGCAGTTATGCTCCACTCTCAAA GTAAAAGCAGAAGAAGTAACTGGCAGGGTAGACGCACTTTTGGAAGAATTACGATTGACAAGAAATGAAGTTTCAGCTGCTCGGGCAAAAGCAGCAATCTATAAGGCATCAACACTTGCTAGCAGAGTATCTACTATTGGAACTTCAAAAAGTATTAG GCTCCTAGTTGAGTCCATGGATGATATTGATGCCGATTCACTCAAGAGTGCTGCAGAATATCTGGTGGATTCTTTGAAGGATCCAGCAGCTGTGGTTCTAGGATCATGCCCGGGAGAAGGAAAAGTTAGCCTTGTTGTTGCTCTAACACCAGGAGTTGTTAATCTTGGAATTAAAGCTGGTGAAGTTATAAAGCCTCTAGCTAAATCATGTGGTGGAGGAGGGGGTGGTCGGCCTAACTTTGCTCAGGCAGGTGGGAGGAAACCAGAGAACTTGCTAGGCGCTCTTGAAGAAGCTCGTGAACAGCTTAAAAATCTGCTTGAAAAATGA